The Bacteroidia bacterium genome includes a region encoding these proteins:
- a CDS encoding LytTR family DNA-binding domain-containing protein, producing MKKKFDVLVLEDEHLSRKHIIHELQQIEEFEFNIYESSDILTARQLLIKHRPQLLLLDIQIKSQLSFELLENLPFSDFQIIFITAYDHYAVKAIKLSAVDYILKPIQTEEFQQAIQNAVEEIERNNFYNKLKMEHFKHTFNEPEESIIVHSGREAFKVYYREILYLQADSNYTRIYFINRNPVMVAKTLKYYAELLKEHFIRTHQSYLVNKSHIDKVISTKQKSVVRMVNGVEIPISTRMRHIIDWEEI from the coding sequence ATGAAAAAGAAATTTGATGTATTAGTATTAGAAGACGAACACCTCAGCCGTAAGCACATTATACATGAGCTACAGCAGATAGAGGAGTTTGAGTTCAACATTTATGAGTCCTCTGATATTCTTACAGCAAGGCAGTTGCTCATAAAGCACAGACCTCAATTATTGCTTTTAGATATTCAAATTAAAAGCCAACTTTCTTTTGAACTATTAGAAAATTTACCTTTTTCTGACTTTCAAATTATCTTCATTACTGCTTATGACCATTATGCTGTTAAAGCCATTAAGCTTTCTGCTGTGGATTATATTCTCAAACCTATTCAAACTGAGGAATTTCAGCAAGCCATTCAAAATGCTGTAGAAGAGATAGAGAGAAACAATTTTTACAACAAATTGAAAATGGAGCATTTCAAACATACTTTTAACGAACCTGAAGAAAGTATCATCGTACATTCAGGGCGAGAAGCGTTTAAGGTTTATTATCGTGAAATTTTATACTTGCAAGCAGACAGCAATTATACCCGTATTTATTTCATAAACAGGAATCCTGTAATGGTAGCTAAAACCTTAAAGTACTACGCTGAACTACTCAAAGAGCACTTCATTAGAACGCATCAATCTTATTTAGTCAACAAGTCTCATATTGACAAAGTCATAAGTACAAAGCAAAAGAGTGTAGTACGTATGGTTAATGGTGTAGAGATACCTATTTCGACACGTATGCGCCACATTATTGATTGGGAAGAGATATAA